A single region of the Lotus japonicus ecotype B-129 chromosome 4, LjGifu_v1.2 genome encodes:
- the LOC130712077 gene encoding uncharacterized protein LOC130712077 — protein sequence MVVLLKAKGDTSYFESMWKEGEEEIFIIDIMPGSKKGSKITFPKNASETTHARDTIFVLDEKPHAFFMRDGDDLVLTYKISLVESLTGMTLHVPTLDGRDMKIEVPDIVTPGYVGMVPNEGMPIRREAGKKGNLYMKFDIMFPSTRLTMQQKYELNKILNGTFD from the exons ATGGTAGTGCTTCTCAAGGCCAAGGGAGATACTTCTTATTTTGAAAG TATGTGGAAGGAAGGTGAAGAAGAAATCTTTATTATAGATATTATGCCTGGTTCGAAGAAGGGATCAAAGATAACATTTCCCAAAAATGCAAGCGAAACAACTCATGCTAGAGATACCATATTTGTATTGGATGAAAAGCCCCATGCTTTTTTCATGAGGGATGGAGATGATTTGGTTTTGACCTATAAAATCTCTCTTGTAGAGTCTCTCACAGGAATGACCCTCCATGTACCAACATTAGATGGAAGAGATATGAAAATTGAGGTGCCAGATATTGTCACACCAGGTTATGTGGGGATGGTTCCAAACGAAGGAATGCCTATTAGAAGGGAAGCTGGGAAGAAAGGAAACCTGTATATGAAGTTTGATATAATGTTCCCATCAACCAGGCTTACGATGCAGCAGAAGTATGAGCTAAATAAGATACTGAATGGAACTTTTGATTAG
- the LOC130710852 gene encoding uncharacterized protein LOC130710852 isoform X6: MNCLSQLSSYTATIVGRTARFIAANRSSSSSSILSFPRKSAFSGVSSCHSELFLNRFHFRCYSARKGRKTASSRLPKVEPEAVMEQEKDAFYVVRKGDIVGVYNSLSDSQAQVGSSVCDPPVSVYKGYSLSKGTEEYLLSHGLKNALYTIEASELKEDLFGLLVPCPFQTCLLEFDGASKGNPGKAGAGAILRSTDGSLICRLREGAGIATNNAAEYRAMILGMRYALKKGFTGIRIKGDSKLVCMQIDGSWKVKNANLSSLYKVAKELKDKFLSFQISHVLRNFNSEADAQANLAINLADGQVQEECVD; this comes from the exons ATGAACTGCCTGTCGCAACTGTCATCGTATACTGCTACCATAGTCGGAAGGACCGCTCGATTCATCGCCGCGAAccgctcttcttcttcttcttccattctCTCGTTCCCGAGGAAATCAGCGTTTTCCGGTGTTAGCTCTTGCCATTCAGAACTCTTCCTCAACCGGTTTCATTTTCGGTGCTATTCCGCCCGAAAAGGGCGCAAAACCGCTTCTTCTCGGTTGCCGAAGGTGGAGCCTGAAGCGGTGATGGAGCAGGAGAAGGACGCTTTCTATGTGGTGCGGAAAGGGGACATTGTTGGAGTCTATAACAGTCTCAGTGACTCTCAGGCTCAAGTTGGATCTTCT GTATGCGATCCTCCTGTTAGTGTATACAAGGGATATTCGTTGTCGAAGGGCACTGAGGAATATCTTCTCTCGCATGGACTAAAAAATGCTTTGTACACTATTGAAGCCTCTGAATTGAAAGAGGATTTGTTTGGCTTGCTTGTACCTTGCCCTTTCCAG ACATGTCTTCTTGAGTTTGATGGTGCGTCAAAAGGAAATCCTGGAAAAGCTGGTGCTGGGGCTATTTTGCGATCTACCGATGGGAGTTTG ATTTGTAGGTTGCGTGAAGGCGCGGGTATAGCAACCAACAATGCTGCTGAATACCGTGCAATGATATTGGGAATGAGATATGCTCTTAAAAAGGGGTTTACTGGCATTCGTATCAAAGGTGACTCTAAACTTGTTTGCATGCAG ATTGATGGTTCATGGAAGGTCAAGAATGCGAACTTGTCTTCATTGTATAAGGTGGCAAAAGAACTGAAGGATAAATTTTTATCATTCCAGATCAGTCATGTTCTAAGG AACTTCAACTCTGAGGCTGATGCTCAAGCAAACTTGGCCATCAATCTTGCTG ATGGCCAAGTCCAGGAAGAGTGTGTAGATTAA
- the LOC130710852 gene encoding uncharacterized protein LOC130710852 isoform X5 → MNCLSQLSSYTATIVGRTARFIAANRSSSSSSILSFPRKSAFSGVSSCHSELFLNRFHFRCYSARKGRKTASSRLPKVEPEAVMEQEKDAFYVVRKGDIVGVYNSLSDSQAQVGSSVCDPPVSVYKGYSLSKGTEEYLLSHGLKNALYTIEASELKEDLFGLLVPCPFQQTCLLEFDGASKGNPGKAGAGAILRSTDGSLICRLREGAGIATNNAAEYRAMILGMRYALKKGFTGIRIKGDSKLVCMQIDGSWKVKNANLSSLYKVAKELKDKFLSFQISHVLRNFNSEADAQANLAINLADGQVQEECVD, encoded by the exons ATGAACTGCCTGTCGCAACTGTCATCGTATACTGCTACCATAGTCGGAAGGACCGCTCGATTCATCGCCGCGAAccgctcttcttcttcttcttccattctCTCGTTCCCGAGGAAATCAGCGTTTTCCGGTGTTAGCTCTTGCCATTCAGAACTCTTCCTCAACCGGTTTCATTTTCGGTGCTATTCCGCCCGAAAAGGGCGCAAAACCGCTTCTTCTCGGTTGCCGAAGGTGGAGCCTGAAGCGGTGATGGAGCAGGAGAAGGACGCTTTCTATGTGGTGCGGAAAGGGGACATTGTTGGAGTCTATAACAGTCTCAGTGACTCTCAGGCTCAAGTTGGATCTTCT GTATGCGATCCTCCTGTTAGTGTATACAAGGGATATTCGTTGTCGAAGGGCACTGAGGAATATCTTCTCTCGCATGGACTAAAAAATGCTTTGTACACTATTGAAGCCTCTGAATTGAAAGAGGATTTGTTTGGCTTGCTTGTACCTTGCCCTTTCCAG CAGACATGTCTTCTTGAGTTTGATGGTGCGTCAAAAGGAAATCCTGGAAAAGCTGGTGCTGGGGCTATTTTGCGATCTACCGATGGGAGTTTG ATTTGTAGGTTGCGTGAAGGCGCGGGTATAGCAACCAACAATGCTGCTGAATACCGTGCAATGATATTGGGAATGAGATATGCTCTTAAAAAGGGGTTTACTGGCATTCGTATCAAAGGTGACTCTAAACTTGTTTGCATGCAG ATTGATGGTTCATGGAAGGTCAAGAATGCGAACTTGTCTTCATTGTATAAGGTGGCAAAAGAACTGAAGGATAAATTTTTATCATTCCAGATCAGTCATGTTCTAAGG AACTTCAACTCTGAGGCTGATGCTCAAGCAAACTTGGCCATCAATCTTGCTG ATGGCCAAGTCCAGGAAGAGTGTGTAGATTAA
- the LOC130710852 gene encoding uncharacterized protein LOC130710852 isoform X2, which yields MNCLSQLSSYTATIVGRTARFIAANRSSSSSSILSFPRKSAFSGVSSCHSELFLNRFHFRCYSARKGRKTASSRLPKVEPEAVMEQEKDAFYVVRKGDIVGVYNSLSDSQAQVGSSVCDPPVSVYKGYSLSKGTEEYLLSHGLKNALYTIEASELKEDLFGLLVPCPFQDPSSTKGATSIEDVSKKRSLEMLEQDNVRVTGPTSISDDPLRKQVKLENDAVAEASSLETTCLLEFDGASKGNPGKAGAGAILRSTDGSLICRLREGAGIATNNAAEYRAMILGMRYALKKGFTGIRIKGDSKLVCMQIDGSWKVKNANLSSLYKVAKELKDKFLSFQISHVLRNFNSEADAQANLAINLADGQVQEECVD from the exons ATGAACTGCCTGTCGCAACTGTCATCGTATACTGCTACCATAGTCGGAAGGACCGCTCGATTCATCGCCGCGAAccgctcttcttcttcttcttccattctCTCGTTCCCGAGGAAATCAGCGTTTTCCGGTGTTAGCTCTTGCCATTCAGAACTCTTCCTCAACCGGTTTCATTTTCGGTGCTATTCCGCCCGAAAAGGGCGCAAAACCGCTTCTTCTCGGTTGCCGAAGGTGGAGCCTGAAGCGGTGATGGAGCAGGAGAAGGACGCTTTCTATGTGGTGCGGAAAGGGGACATTGTTGGAGTCTATAACAGTCTCAGTGACTCTCAGGCTCAAGTTGGATCTTCT GTATGCGATCCTCCTGTTAGTGTATACAAGGGATATTCGTTGTCGAAGGGCACTGAGGAATATCTTCTCTCGCATGGACTAAAAAATGCTTTGTACACTATTGAAGCCTCTGAATTGAAAGAGGATTTGTTTGGCTTGCTTGTACCTTGCCCTTTCCAG GATCCTTCTTCTACCAAAGGAGCCACATCAATTGAGGATGTATCTAAAAAGAGGTCTCTGGAAATGCTTGAACAAGATAATGTG AGAGTAACTGGTCCTACATCCATCTCTGATGATCCCTTGAGAAAGCAGGTTAAATTAGAAAATGATGCAGTAGCTGAAGCCTCTTCACTTGAAACT ACATGTCTTCTTGAGTTTGATGGTGCGTCAAAAGGAAATCCTGGAAAAGCTGGTGCTGGGGCTATTTTGCGATCTACCGATGGGAGTTTG ATTTGTAGGTTGCGTGAAGGCGCGGGTATAGCAACCAACAATGCTGCTGAATACCGTGCAATGATATTGGGAATGAGATATGCTCTTAAAAAGGGGTTTACTGGCATTCGTATCAAAGGTGACTCTAAACTTGTTTGCATGCAG ATTGATGGTTCATGGAAGGTCAAGAATGCGAACTTGTCTTCATTGTATAAGGTGGCAAAAGAACTGAAGGATAAATTTTTATCATTCCAGATCAGTCATGTTCTAAGG AACTTCAACTCTGAGGCTGATGCTCAAGCAAACTTGGCCATCAATCTTGCTG ATGGCCAAGTCCAGGAAGAGTGTGTAGATTAA
- the LOC130712585 gene encoding uncharacterized protein LOC130712585, whose protein sequence is MGVSNYYKILKVNLNATCERARKGFKRLAMLWNSDKNINQQLCDPTMIEEAEVKIEQIPEAYGYEMLCDPKKRVICDFRRSRNPVVVVEYNLECTLEQLYNGCRRKVKIKNVVPDQLFR, encoded by the coding sequence ATGGGTGTTAGTAACTACTACAAGATCCTGAAGGTGAATCTCAATGCCACATGTGAGAGGGCGAGGAAGGGGTTCAAGAGGTTGGCGATGTTATGGAACTCAGATAAGAACATTAATCAACAACTATGCGACCCAACTATGATAGAAGAGGCTGAGGTCAAGATCGAGCAGATTCCTGAGGCCTATGGCTATGAAATGCTCTGCGACCCAAAGAAGCGCGTGATCTGTGATTTCCGCAGAAGCCGCAATCCCGTTGTGGTGGTCGAGTACAACTTGGAGTGCACCCTTGAACAACTTTACAATGGTTGCAGAAGGAAGGTGAAGATCAAAAATGTTGTTCCTGATCAATTATTCCGGTAA
- the LOC130710852 gene encoding uncharacterized protein LOC130710852 isoform X4, which translates to MNCLSQLSSYTATIVGRTARFIAANRSSSSSSILSFPRKSAFSGVSSCHSELFLNRFHFRCYSARKGRKTASSRLPKVEPEAVMEQEKDAFYVVRKGDIVGVYNSLSDSQAQVGSSVCDPPVSVYKGYSLSKGTEEYLLSHGLKNALYTIEASELKEDLFGLLVPCPFQRVTGPTSISDDPLRKQVKLENDAVAEASSLETTCLLEFDGASKGNPGKAGAGAILRSTDGSLICRLREGAGIATNNAAEYRAMILGMRYALKKGFTGIRIKGDSKLVCMQIDGSWKVKNANLSSLYKVAKELKDKFLSFQISHVLRNFNSEADAQANLAINLADGQVQEECVD; encoded by the exons ATGAACTGCCTGTCGCAACTGTCATCGTATACTGCTACCATAGTCGGAAGGACCGCTCGATTCATCGCCGCGAAccgctcttcttcttcttcttccattctCTCGTTCCCGAGGAAATCAGCGTTTTCCGGTGTTAGCTCTTGCCATTCAGAACTCTTCCTCAACCGGTTTCATTTTCGGTGCTATTCCGCCCGAAAAGGGCGCAAAACCGCTTCTTCTCGGTTGCCGAAGGTGGAGCCTGAAGCGGTGATGGAGCAGGAGAAGGACGCTTTCTATGTGGTGCGGAAAGGGGACATTGTTGGAGTCTATAACAGTCTCAGTGACTCTCAGGCTCAAGTTGGATCTTCT GTATGCGATCCTCCTGTTAGTGTATACAAGGGATATTCGTTGTCGAAGGGCACTGAGGAATATCTTCTCTCGCATGGACTAAAAAATGCTTTGTACACTATTGAAGCCTCTGAATTGAAAGAGGATTTGTTTGGCTTGCTTGTACCTTGCCCTTTCCAG AGAGTAACTGGTCCTACATCCATCTCTGATGATCCCTTGAGAAAGCAGGTTAAATTAGAAAATGATGCAGTAGCTGAAGCCTCTTCACTTGAAACT ACATGTCTTCTTGAGTTTGATGGTGCGTCAAAAGGAAATCCTGGAAAAGCTGGTGCTGGGGCTATTTTGCGATCTACCGATGGGAGTTTG ATTTGTAGGTTGCGTGAAGGCGCGGGTATAGCAACCAACAATGCTGCTGAATACCGTGCAATGATATTGGGAATGAGATATGCTCTTAAAAAGGGGTTTACTGGCATTCGTATCAAAGGTGACTCTAAACTTGTTTGCATGCAG ATTGATGGTTCATGGAAGGTCAAGAATGCGAACTTGTCTTCATTGTATAAGGTGGCAAAAGAACTGAAGGATAAATTTTTATCATTCCAGATCAGTCATGTTCTAAGG AACTTCAACTCTGAGGCTGATGCTCAAGCAAACTTGGCCATCAATCTTGCTG ATGGCCAAGTCCAGGAAGAGTGTGTAGATTAA
- the LOC130710852 gene encoding uncharacterized protein LOC130710852 isoform X1 encodes MNCLSQLSSYTATIVGRTARFIAANRSSSSSSILSFPRKSAFSGVSSCHSELFLNRFHFRCYSARKGRKTASSRLPKVEPEAVMEQEKDAFYVVRKGDIVGVYNSLSDSQAQVGSSVCDPPVSVYKGYSLSKGTEEYLLSHGLKNALYTIEASELKEDLFGLLVPCPFQDPSSTKGATSIEDVSKKRSLEMLEQDNVRVTGPTSISDDPLRKQVKLENDAVAEASSLETQTCLLEFDGASKGNPGKAGAGAILRSTDGSLICRLREGAGIATNNAAEYRAMILGMRYALKKGFTGIRIKGDSKLVCMQIDGSWKVKNANLSSLYKVAKELKDKFLSFQISHVLRNFNSEADAQANLAINLADGQVQEECVD; translated from the exons ATGAACTGCCTGTCGCAACTGTCATCGTATACTGCTACCATAGTCGGAAGGACCGCTCGATTCATCGCCGCGAAccgctcttcttcttcttcttccattctCTCGTTCCCGAGGAAATCAGCGTTTTCCGGTGTTAGCTCTTGCCATTCAGAACTCTTCCTCAACCGGTTTCATTTTCGGTGCTATTCCGCCCGAAAAGGGCGCAAAACCGCTTCTTCTCGGTTGCCGAAGGTGGAGCCTGAAGCGGTGATGGAGCAGGAGAAGGACGCTTTCTATGTGGTGCGGAAAGGGGACATTGTTGGAGTCTATAACAGTCTCAGTGACTCTCAGGCTCAAGTTGGATCTTCT GTATGCGATCCTCCTGTTAGTGTATACAAGGGATATTCGTTGTCGAAGGGCACTGAGGAATATCTTCTCTCGCATGGACTAAAAAATGCTTTGTACACTATTGAAGCCTCTGAATTGAAAGAGGATTTGTTTGGCTTGCTTGTACCTTGCCCTTTCCAG GATCCTTCTTCTACCAAAGGAGCCACATCAATTGAGGATGTATCTAAAAAGAGGTCTCTGGAAATGCTTGAACAAGATAATGTG AGAGTAACTGGTCCTACATCCATCTCTGATGATCCCTTGAGAAAGCAGGTTAAATTAGAAAATGATGCAGTAGCTGAAGCCTCTTCACTTGAAACT CAGACATGTCTTCTTGAGTTTGATGGTGCGTCAAAAGGAAATCCTGGAAAAGCTGGTGCTGGGGCTATTTTGCGATCTACCGATGGGAGTTTG ATTTGTAGGTTGCGTGAAGGCGCGGGTATAGCAACCAACAATGCTGCTGAATACCGTGCAATGATATTGGGAATGAGATATGCTCTTAAAAAGGGGTTTACTGGCATTCGTATCAAAGGTGACTCTAAACTTGTTTGCATGCAG ATTGATGGTTCATGGAAGGTCAAGAATGCGAACTTGTCTTCATTGTATAAGGTGGCAAAAGAACTGAAGGATAAATTTTTATCATTCCAGATCAGTCATGTTCTAAGG AACTTCAACTCTGAGGCTGATGCTCAAGCAAACTTGGCCATCAATCTTGCTG ATGGCCAAGTCCAGGAAGAGTGTGTAGATTAA
- the LOC130710852 gene encoding uncharacterized protein LOC130710852 isoform X3 codes for MNCLSQLSSYTATIVGRTARFIAANRSSSSSSILSFPRKSAFSGVSSCHSELFLNRFHFRCYSARKGRKTASSRLPKVEPEAVMEQEKDAFYVVRKGDIVGVYNSLSDSQAQVGSSVCDPPVSVYKGYSLSKGTEEYLLSHGLKNALYTIEASELKEDLFGLLVPCPFQRVTGPTSISDDPLRKQVKLENDAVAEASSLETQTCLLEFDGASKGNPGKAGAGAILRSTDGSLICRLREGAGIATNNAAEYRAMILGMRYALKKGFTGIRIKGDSKLVCMQIDGSWKVKNANLSSLYKVAKELKDKFLSFQISHVLRNFNSEADAQANLAINLADGQVQEECVD; via the exons ATGAACTGCCTGTCGCAACTGTCATCGTATACTGCTACCATAGTCGGAAGGACCGCTCGATTCATCGCCGCGAAccgctcttcttcttcttcttccattctCTCGTTCCCGAGGAAATCAGCGTTTTCCGGTGTTAGCTCTTGCCATTCAGAACTCTTCCTCAACCGGTTTCATTTTCGGTGCTATTCCGCCCGAAAAGGGCGCAAAACCGCTTCTTCTCGGTTGCCGAAGGTGGAGCCTGAAGCGGTGATGGAGCAGGAGAAGGACGCTTTCTATGTGGTGCGGAAAGGGGACATTGTTGGAGTCTATAACAGTCTCAGTGACTCTCAGGCTCAAGTTGGATCTTCT GTATGCGATCCTCCTGTTAGTGTATACAAGGGATATTCGTTGTCGAAGGGCACTGAGGAATATCTTCTCTCGCATGGACTAAAAAATGCTTTGTACACTATTGAAGCCTCTGAATTGAAAGAGGATTTGTTTGGCTTGCTTGTACCTTGCCCTTTCCAG AGAGTAACTGGTCCTACATCCATCTCTGATGATCCCTTGAGAAAGCAGGTTAAATTAGAAAATGATGCAGTAGCTGAAGCCTCTTCACTTGAAACT CAGACATGTCTTCTTGAGTTTGATGGTGCGTCAAAAGGAAATCCTGGAAAAGCTGGTGCTGGGGCTATTTTGCGATCTACCGATGGGAGTTTG ATTTGTAGGTTGCGTGAAGGCGCGGGTATAGCAACCAACAATGCTGCTGAATACCGTGCAATGATATTGGGAATGAGATATGCTCTTAAAAAGGGGTTTACTGGCATTCGTATCAAAGGTGACTCTAAACTTGTTTGCATGCAG ATTGATGGTTCATGGAAGGTCAAGAATGCGAACTTGTCTTCATTGTATAAGGTGGCAAAAGAACTGAAGGATAAATTTTTATCATTCCAGATCAGTCATGTTCTAAGG AACTTCAACTCTGAGGCTGATGCTCAAGCAAACTTGGCCATCAATCTTGCTG ATGGCCAAGTCCAGGAAGAGTGTGTAGATTAA